The genomic window ctgaaagctTCTACATTCTacaaatgttaatgtttaaatgtttttcttactctttctgtgttttaatgattttaaaaaataatctgttTTTCAGGATATCTTTCAGCAAAACATTGGCCGCACTGGTCCTCAGTTTCCTGGTTCGCCACTCTCCAAAGCTCCCCTCACCACCTCTCAGAATTCAGGACGGCCccctggaaaaaagaaagggcCCAAGCCCAAGGAGATGACAGGGGGTGTTGGGCCCCCAGGAACCAAAAAGAAGAGTCAAAAGGGACTACTTAAAGCAGAAGCAGGAGAACTCGATCTGATTGAGATCCACACCAAACATACACTCAAGAAATTTCAACCTGGAAAGTCTAAACACAAGAACAAGgtatgatgtttgcagatgtttgtgATGATAATGGGAATGCCTATCCAGCATTTTCAGTGAACAAGTTTCATTTTCATATATCCTTATAGTGATGATCTCTCTTTGCAGTTGGAGTTACCATTAGAGGAGTTTGAAGGGAAGATAAATAAAAGCAAGCTGAAACTTGTGTTGACCAATGGAAAAATTCAAGGGTAAGCTTTACAGCCATTTCAAGGGTTCCTGTTGGTTCTGTGATCTTACTACAGGTCGATGTGTTTACCTGCTGTTTTTTCTGGCTTCAGTAAGAAGGATGGCAGCAGTAATGGTGCAGGAAGTGCTAGAAACTACAAACATCTTGCGACGGAGGGATCCAGTCTGTCCGACTTGGAATCTGAGGATGAGTTGCAGATTGATGAGACCCCACCTCCACGACGGAAGACAGCTGGACTGagtaagaagaagaagctgagtGGTAAGTGTATTATGCATTCTTGAACGAAATATATACATGTGTTTAATctgttcattcatttattcatctaTTGCAAGTAAAATTTATCATACTTAAGTAAAGCTGTTTGAATGCTGGGACTAATAACAAAATATGGTTTCTAATATAATTCAGTAGTAGTTTCAAAGCTGTAATTTAATAGTGTTAAAATGTACCTTCAGGTCTTCCTAGAAAGCTGCCCAGAGCCAAACCCTGCTCTGACCCTAATCGCATCAGAGAGCCCGGAGAAGTTGACTTTGACATTGAGGTGAGATTATTATTGAAACGGCCATCCTTTCAGGTCTTTGAGTTCCAATTCAAATGTGTTCTTTACttaaaacagtcagaaaaggTCAGTCCCAAAGATTTAAAGAAACTATTCACTACACTATAATTAATGTTTCATAAATCATAAATCGCTTATATTGATTTTGTTATCCCCTGCTGAGCAAACAAAAGCTTTATTTCATAAGACAAGCCATGGAGTGTTGACAAGAACTTGATGTTCAGTTTTTAAACAATTGATGTGGCTTCAGGAGGACTACACCACTGATGAAGAGGCACTGGCTGCTCATGGAGTGAAGGGTGGTGCAGGGGGCATTCTGGACTTACTGAAGGCTAGCAAGCAAGTGGCAGGCTTGGACTCTACAGCAATCGGGTAAGATTGCCTGGATCATCTGTGTGTTGGTACTtataaataatcataataaaatgGTACTGTGTGAAGCTGTGCAGCTGAAACACCCAGAAAACTTTGTATACCTTTGTCAAGAGTGGAGGCGGGTGAAAATGACTCATATTGTTGATGAAGTAATCTTGAAAAcctttgttttacaaatttGCAATGGGTTTGGGGTCCCACTTTGTGTAAGAGTTTTATATTGCGAGGTGATTAGTGATGGGCTGTGTACTTTTCTCAGTGAGGAAGCCCCAGCCTCTCCCAGCACTCGTGATGCCATTCAAGGGATGCTCTCCATGGCCAACCCCCCTtcgtcatcctcctcctcatcctcttcatctCCTTTGTCTATATCTGGAGGCCTGACAGAAGGATTAGGGGTCGTCAAGGAAAAGGGCGGCAAGGCTGTATGGGTGACAGGAGGGGTCAAAAAGACAGCAAATTCTGAGAAGAAACCTGTCATTCAGCGACCTGGAAAACGTCCAATTAAACGACCAGCCCGTCACCTTAGTGACGAGGaaagtccagatgaacaggagACTCTGGGAACTTGTTTTAAAGATTCAGACTATGGTGAGCAGTACAACTTTGATTAATTTTCCTGATCAAGCCAAAATTTAATTatgataatttttttaaattatttatttttttaagtttacccATCCTTGGAATCTGATGAGGAGGATCACACCAACAAGACTAAGATGAAGCGGAAGAAAAACTGGGATGACACACCATGGAGTCCAAAAGGTAAACATAGCAGAAGGATCGATCAAATTTCTTTTTAGCTTTCTGATGTTTAGTCACTCAATAACTTCTTTTCATATACAGCCAGGGTGATGCCCACCCTTCCCAAACAGGATCGTCCAGCCAGGGAGGGAGCTAGAgttgcctctgtagaaactggccttgctgcagctgctgccaaGCTGGCACAACAAGTGAGTGGGGGGggaactaataaaaaaaatcttgtcttCTAATATTCCttggaaaagatgaaaaactttgttgtttgtgcaACAGGAGCAGCAAAAGCCTGCTAAAAGGAAGTACACGAAAAAGCAGCGTCCCCCTGCTCCTGTCATCACTCCACCTCCTGTTCAGACCGAGCCAGCCCCACCCTCTCCAACACCTGCCCCAGAGTCTGCAGCAGACGTCAGCCCAGACAGAAGAGTGGATTATTACTCTGCTAGTCTGTTGGACCATGAATATACAGCAGGACCAGGACCTTTTGGCTCAGGAGGACCTAGAGGCAGTGGAGCCATGGCTCCGGGTGTATTTCTTACATCAAGAAGACCTTCCCTGTCTCCACAAAATAGCAGCTCTCACTCCGGTGCATCCCCTGCAGGTTTATCCAGTCAGGGCACAACAGGAGTTGGTCAAGGTGAGCATAAACTTGAGTAAACTTTAGTTTTGACAGCATGATTTCATATTTTAtaaagtttatttgtttttaatgtttccctTATACCTTGATTTAGGGAAACGTCCAAAGAAAGGACTTGCGACTGCAAAACAGAGACTTGGAAAAATCCTGAAAATTCACCGCAATGGCAAACTTCTCTTGTGAGAGGTGTTGGAAATGTGGCTGAAGACTTGAAGAATGAGAATGAAGAAAAGACCTGAAGTAGGTCTGAAGGAAAAAGAGACAGTAATCTATATTTTTTATTCCAGATAAATTTGTTTACTGTTTTTACTCGTTGCCGAACCTCACAAAAAAAATTCTTGCCCTACACCAGTTACTCTGCCCAGTTCTGCTCACCCTCATCTGCATAAAGGTATTTTCAGAAGCACATGTGTGGCTTTAAGTGAATCACTGTAATATGCTGGACAAGCACTTAACGTGGTAATTAACTGTTAATTACCACCTATTTGACGTCACATTTGAATTTCAGAATGTCAGGTGGATATTGATTTAACGTGGTAATTGACAAAGGCAAATGGTTTCTTTTGTTTAGGCCATTTTAGAGGTTGTATTTATGTTTGTACTATcatcatacatttttttttctttttttaaagggaaagaaaacagtTAATGTGATATTTGTATAGGCCCCTTTCCCATGCAGAAGATCCATTGGTGCAAATACTGACAGAGTTGtagtattatttttgtttagtttcctttttacctaatttttatTACAATAGAGGTTGTACAAAACTCAAGTGTGTGCATATAATATGCGACATGTATTAATTCTTTTTGAGAAATTTGCCCCTGATGTTTGTATAGAAAATAGATCTCCATATATTGTAGCTCTACCTATGACAGCTGACGTGCTAGACTAATGCCAGGACTTACCACCATTATTCTATTTattcttttcatatttatttaacaggGCAGAACTTTTGCCATCTCTTATCCTGTTTTAATGTTGTATGTTTTTACAATCTCATCTTCTGGTCCCCATGTCAAGTATTTTCAACCACTTTATGCTTGTACAAAAACTGTAGCCATTGCTTTGTTGTCACTGTAAATACTTGTAATATTTGTAATTAATATAGCTGCTTAAATGCAGAACAATTTtagacttaaaaacaaacaaaaaaaaaaaaaatggttccTGCATGTTGCCGTAAATTGCGCCCCGGATGTTAGCAGGACTCTTGGGTCAgaaatagaaatgtgtttttgtatcaCAGAATGTACTAGTCCTAAAGTGTTGGCAGAGATGTAGATTTAACTTTGTGAAGGTGCAGGACATGAGTCGATATGTAAATATATGTTGTAATTTAAATTCTTTTATAGTTCAAAAACTTTCAGATCTTTCGTAACATGACTTGTACATTATACATTGCTGTATTTGGGAAATATCTGAAATAgttcttttttatatttgtatgcAGTAACTCTCATGCTAAGTCCATGTTGTCTTGTTAGTGTTATTGGAAGCGTGCTGGAAAATGCCCTTGTTAAATTTCATCCATTTAGTTTTATATTAATTATTGTTGATTTTCACTCTTGTGTTGGTGTGAACTGTGCATTTTAAACATGATGTGTTTTAAATACGACCtggaaatgataaaatatacCTTGGgcaaaatttctttttttctttgagtttATTTGATGATTGCTGAATCACCAAAAGCACTACCGGTGGGTCTTCTGATTTCTCATGTCTGCTGGAGAACCAAGGTGTCAGTGCATTCATGAAGGTGTCATTTAGGAACGTTTTTGAATACACAAACAAGGAATGTTGTGTTGTATTAAAAACATCTACActtaatgatttttttccaaTAAAAGTACAGTTTCATTAATTGTAGAGATTAGCAACCTACTTGGGTATTTTTAATAAAGGGTGTAAACATATTTTCTCATGGTTTTTTTGATCTATGAATTACtgtactattattattttaacatcTTAACATCCCACAGTTTAATTTTAGGGTTGAATACATTTGTTAATACAATGTCCAGTcttttttccacaaatgtcaGTAAGTTTGAATGCACTTTGATATTAAACTATAtttttcagaaagcctggagactTTTGCTGTGTGCTTTCGTTtgcacatttaattaaaaagtcGAGACTGGAAATGCCATTTACTTCCAATCTGAAATGCCttagcatttgtttttgttttgtgtggttttttaaTAGCAATTACAAGGGAGTGCCCTGTGTAAACGCAACAGCAGGTATTCTCGCGAGAACTAAACTGCCATACCACTCGTTAGTGCAAGATGGAGAAGCAAATGTAACACGCATTC from Astatotilapia calliptera chromosome 20, fAstCal1.2, whole genome shotgun sequence includes these protein-coding regions:
- the phf8 gene encoding histone lysine demethylase PHF8, whose protein sequence is MASVPVYCLCRLPYDVTRFMIECDICQDWFHGSCVGVEEDKAAEIDLYHCPNCQVTHGPSVMRKRRGGNKQVDGGATGGRDPSKPVKTGSAQFVRELRSRTFPNADEILLKPSGAQLTVEFLEEHSFSVPVMVLRRDGLGMTLPPSSFGVSDVEHYIGSDKQIDVIDVSRQCDLKMRLGDFVEHYNSPNRDRVLNVISLEFSETRLSNLVETPKIVRKLSWVENLWPEESVFERPNVQKYCLMGVKDSYTDFHIDFGGTSVWYHVLRGEKIFYLISPTPANLALFERWSSSSNQNEMFFGDQVDMCYKCSVKQGNTLFIPTGWIHAVLTPVDCLAFGGNFLHSLNIDMQLRAYEIEKRLSTADLFKFPNFETVCWYVGKHLLDTFRGLRENRRHPATYLVHGAKALNNAFRSWTRKEALADHEVEIPETINTQALVKDLAKEIRLVEDIFQQNIGRTGPQFPGSPLSKAPLTTSQNSGRPPGKKKGPKPKEMTGGVGPPGTKKKSQKGLLKAEAGELDLIEIHTKHTLKKFQPGKSKHKNKLELPLEEFEGKINKSKLKLVLTNGKIQGKKDGSSNGAGSARNYKHLATEGSSLSDLESEDELQIDETPPPRRKTAGLSKKKKLSGLPRKLPRAKPCSDPNRIREPGEVDFDIEEDYTTDEEALAAHGVKGGAGGILDLLKASKQVAGLDSTAIGEEAPASPSTRDAIQGMLSMANPPSSSSSSSSSSPLSISGGLTEGLGVVKEKGGKAVWVTGGVKKTANSEKKPVIQRPGKRPIKRPARHLSDEESPDEQETLGTCFKDSDYVYPSLESDEEDHTNKTKMKRKKNWDDTPWSPKARVMPTLPKQDRPAREGARVASVETGLAAAAAKLAQQEQQKPAKRKYTKKQRPPAPVITPPPVQTEPAPPSPTPAPESAADVSPDRRVDYYSASLLDHEYTAGPGPFGSGGPRGSGAMAPGVFLTSRRPSLSPQNSSSHSGASPAGLSSQGTTGVGQGKRPKKGLATAKQRLGKILKIHRNGKLLL